From Desmospora profundinema, a single genomic window includes:
- a CDS encoding HPr family phosphocarrier protein, giving the protein MYWRKAGVFLSILLFFTGFQAWAAPVSTASDEAFVIRAERIEIQGLLPGLSHGEKGLVLRLSMKEAQIYGMELVGSYGTGAGRWEISITDPGPVAVSGLTVDAKAVGMKLKGDTLLLDSLKPKIVLHDVYLRVVRMESATTKMQKMDLSTLRKVSLVRLKGGIYIDLGGFSPGDREEAERQVNEILMGASEKEEEDPTKKKEQEKKTENEKKPGLTPEEGERDGDRSKESEDEKDKKEGGIPGGSDPTEETVETEVKLGRSFPLFSSWEVVKEARKYESRLLLIQGDKEVNPKWLLEVLKLERREGTPTRIRAEGPDEKEALKAMVQLLTRD; this is encoded by the coding sequence TTGTATTGGAGAAAAGCGGGAGTCTTTCTGTCCATTCTCTTGTTCTTCACCGGTTTCCAGGCTTGGGCGGCTCCGGTTTCAACGGCTTCCGACGAAGCCTTCGTCATCCGAGCGGAACGGATCGAAATCCAGGGGCTTCTCCCGGGATTGAGTCATGGGGAAAAGGGTCTGGTTCTCCGTCTCTCGATGAAGGAAGCCCAGATTTACGGAATGGAACTGGTCGGAAGCTACGGAACCGGTGCGGGACGATGGGAAATCAGCATTACAGACCCAGGGCCGGTCGCCGTCTCGGGGCTTACGGTGGATGCCAAAGCAGTGGGGATGAAGTTGAAAGGAGATACCCTCTTGCTGGATTCCCTAAAACCGAAAATCGTTCTCCACGACGTCTATCTTCGAGTCGTCCGGATGGAGTCCGCTACCACAAAGATGCAGAAGATGGACTTGAGCACCCTGCGCAAGGTTTCACTTGTCCGGCTCAAGGGGGGGATCTACATCGATTTGGGAGGGTTTTCCCCAGGAGACAGGGAAGAAGCCGAGCGTCAAGTGAACGAAATATTGATGGGAGCTTCCGAGAAGGAAGAGGAGGATCCGACGAAAAAGAAAGAGCAGGAGAAGAAGACGGAGAATGAGAAGAAGCCCGGATTAACCCCGGAAGAGGGAGAGCGTGACGGGGACCGGTCCAAAGAGTCGGAGGATGAGAAGGACAAAAAAGAAGGCGGTATTCCCGGAGGTTCCGATCCAACAGAGGAGACAGTAGAAACAGAAGTGAAACTGGGACGGAGCTTTCCTCTCTTCTCCTCCTGGGAGGTCGTGAAGGAAGCGAGGAAGTATGAGTCCAGACTCCTTTTGATTCAGGGGGACAAAGAAGTAAATCCCAAATGGCTTCTGGAAGTACTGAAGCTGGAGCGCCGAGAGGGCACCCCGACCCGGATCCGGGCGGAAGGACCCGACGAAAAAGAAGCCCTGAAGGCAATGGTGCAACTCCTTACCCGTGACTGA
- a CDS encoding DUF6114 domain-containing protein has protein sequence MAEQAVTRETTAAGAQKRTTAARRPRAALILVILSGVFTLYIPVQLYWLAFVPGSFAFIGLLFGGLILACGVIGWWIPQYVRLLGGFTIVLSLLSLIGALGGMLIGMLLGLVGGALCIAWDRVLEMDKGAGRDR, from the coding sequence ATGGCGGAACAGGCTGTGACCCGGGAAACGACGGCGGCTGGTGCGCAAAAGCGTACCACTGCCGCCAGACGTCCCCGGGCGGCCCTGATTCTGGTCATTCTGTCGGGTGTATTCACCTTGTACATTCCGGTTCAATTGTATTGGCTGGCATTTGTTCCCGGGAGCTTCGCCTTTATCGGACTGTTGTTCGGAGGGCTGATTCTGGCCTGCGGTGTCATCGGGTGGTGGATACCCCAATATGTCCGGTTGTTGGGCGGGTTTACCATTGTTCTCTCCCTGCTCTCCCTGATCGGCGCCCTGGGTGGAATGCTGATAGGGATGCTTCTCGGGTTGGTGGGGGGAGCCCTCTGCATCGCATGGGACCGGGTTTTAGAAATGGATAAAGGAGCCGGCCGGGATCGATGA